In a single window of the Anaerocolumna cellulosilytica genome:
- a CDS encoding ATP-dependent DNA helicase has protein sequence METKKENQVKISVRNLVEFILRSGDLDNRTGGRRELDAMQEGSRIHRKIQKQMGANYSAEFPLSITIPMERNNLIFDLTIEGRADGVISNQEEGPSIIIDEIKGVYKELSHMEEPVPVHLAQVKCYAYIYAKLYEHEQIGVRLTYCNLETENIKYFEETLMFRNLEHWFNSLVKEYGKWAAWQISWRKKRDASIKNVDFPFSYRPGQKDLVTNVYKTILRDKRLFIEAPTGVGKTISTVFPAVKAMGEGLASKIFYLTAKTITRTVAEETYHKLMERGLLLKSITITAKDKICILEKPDCNPAACQRAKGHYDRVNEAVFDLLNQQDAISRELVLACAAKHDVCPFEMCLDVTLWADSIICDYNYAFDPNVYLRRFFQGEKKNDYIFLIDEAHNLVDRAREMYSAVLYKKDFLTVKKLIRGGSAALVDRTGIGNSTALVKRLEACNADLLKLKRECDNCRQVESITDLIYHLMRLMTEYEEYLTDYKSTDEKEELLQLYMNVRHFMNIYELYNDKYITYTDYDEDGAFRIKLLCMNPADNLNTCLERGKSAIFFSATLLPIQYYKEQLAGREEDYAVYAPSPFHKSNRIILIGRDVSTKYTRRSKKEYEKILNYIKSFTEARKGNYMVFFPSYQMLNQVAELAEGAIEGLVAQKMSMTEMEKEEFLQDFIKEPDTTRVGFCVMGGIFSEGIDLKNDRLIGAVIVGTGLPMVCNERELFKEYYDNRSGNGFDYAYLYQGMNKVLQSAGRVIRTLEDTGAILLLDERFLQRQYSDLFPREWYPNIVVDATSMSGYLNDFWSGI, from the coding sequence ATGGAAACTAAGAAAGAGAATCAGGTTAAAATATCCGTACGTAATCTGGTGGAATTCATATTGCGTTCTGGTGATTTAGATAATAGAACAGGAGGAAGGCGAGAACTGGACGCCATGCAGGAAGGCAGCAGAATCCATCGCAAAATCCAAAAGCAAATGGGAGCTAATTACAGCGCGGAATTTCCATTGAGTATTACCATTCCCATGGAGCGAAATAATCTTATCTTTGACTTAACAATAGAAGGTAGAGCAGATGGAGTTATCAGTAATCAGGAGGAAGGTCCCTCCATTATTATTGATGAAATAAAAGGTGTATATAAAGAACTGAGTCATATGGAAGAACCAGTGCCGGTTCACCTTGCACAGGTTAAATGCTACGCCTATATATACGCGAAACTATATGAACATGAACAGATAGGTGTCAGGTTGACTTATTGTAACCTAGAGACTGAGAATATCAAGTATTTTGAAGAGACTTTAATGTTTCGCAACCTGGAGCATTGGTTTAACAGTCTGGTAAAGGAATATGGCAAGTGGGCTGCCTGGCAGATAAGTTGGAGGAAAAAGAGGGATGCTAGTATTAAAAATGTAGACTTTCCATTTTCTTACAGACCGGGACAAAAGGATTTGGTAACGAATGTATATAAGACTATCTTACGGGATAAAAGACTGTTTATAGAAGCACCTACCGGTGTGGGGAAAACAATTTCTACTGTTTTTCCGGCTGTTAAGGCAATGGGAGAAGGGTTGGCAAGTAAAATATTTTATTTAACTGCGAAAACTATAACCCGTACGGTAGCAGAGGAAACTTATCATAAACTAATGGAGAGAGGTTTGCTATTAAAGTCTATCACTATAACAGCAAAAGATAAGATATGTATACTAGAAAAGCCGGATTGTAATCCAGCCGCTTGCCAAAGAGCTAAAGGTCATTATGACAGAGTAAATGAGGCAGTGTTTGATTTGCTCAATCAACAGGACGCTATTTCCCGGGAACTTGTGCTTGCATGTGCTGCCAAACACGATGTTTGTCCCTTTGAAATGTGTCTGGATGTGACTTTGTGGGCAGATAGTATTATATGTGATTACAATTATGCCTTTGATCCGAATGTTTATCTGCGCAGGTTTTTCCAAGGTGAGAAAAAGAACGATTATATATTTTTAATAGACGAAGCACATAATTTAGTTGATCGTGCAAGAGAAATGTACAGTGCAGTTTTATATAAGAAAGATTTTCTCACCGTAAAGAAACTGATAAGGGGTGGAAGTGCAGCCCTGGTAGATAGAACTGGGATAGGGAATAGTACTGCGCTGGTAAAAAGGCTAGAAGCTTGTAATGCTGACTTATTAAAATTAAAACGAGAGTGCGATAATTGTAGACAAGTTGAATCAATAACGGACTTGATATACCATCTTATGCGGCTCATGACGGAATATGAGGAGTATTTAACCGATTATAAGAGTACAGATGAAAAAGAAGAATTACTTCAGCTGTATATGAATGTACGCCATTTTATGAATATATATGAATTATATAATGATAAGTATATAACCTATACGGATTATGACGAAGACGGAGCGTTCCGTATTAAACTGCTTTGTATGAATCCGGCAGATAATTTAAATACCTGTCTGGAGCGGGGAAAAAGTGCGATTTTCTTTTCCGCCACCTTGCTGCCCATTCAGTATTATAAAGAACAGTTAGCGGGAAGAGAGGAGGATTATGCGGTATATGCTCCATCTCCCTTTCATAAATCAAACCGAATTATTTTAATCGGAAGGGATGTTAGTACAAAGTATACCAGACGTAGTAAAAAAGAGTATGAAAAAATTCTTAATTATATCAAAAGCTTTACAGAGGCAAGAAAGGGAAATTATATGGTATTCTTTCCCTCTTATCAAATGCTGAATCAGGTGGCAGAGCTGGCAGAAGGAGCTATAGAAGGTCTGGTGGCACAAAAAATGAGTATGACTGAGATGGAAAAAGAAGAATTCTTGCAGGATTTTATAAAAGAGCCGGATACTACTCGAGTTGGTTTTTGCGTGATGGGTGGAATATTCAGTGAAGGTATTGATTTAAAAAATGACCGGTTAATCGGCGCAGTTATTGTTGGTACCGGACTTCCTATGGTTTGCAATGAAAGAGAGTTGTTTAAAGAATACTATGATAACCGTAGCGGTAACGGCTTTGATTATGCATACCTTTATCAGGGAATGAATAAGGTACTACAATCTGCCGGAAGAGTAATACGAACGTTAGAAGATACGGGAGCTATCCTGCTCTTGGATGAACGGTTCTTGCAAAGGCAGTATTCAGACCTGTTTCCAAGAGAATGGTATCCGAATATTGTAGTAGATGCCACCTCAATGAGTGGTTATTTAAATGATTTTTGGAGTGGGATATAA
- a CDS encoding VanZ family protein has protein sequence MKKSSFQFATLIILLSIFTVAMQFTVWYFFHASVLSFGIGILISLMFSYIFLRQSLTYESCFSYTLLNVLLCSIVILLSFLGEHTSFLTFQPELLYLPVLHLFVPFFYAILQNLFEKGRRYSGFHSFFRSTSITFLIFYAATFVFLSFVSNKAALLIFTDIKSINFIPFFTLATLIEAYIDKKAGLTAIGAYLVHTSCLFIPYGFYVILLLRKSSRFIRFLALLFLPVLTEILQRIFLLGKADIDDILFGLLGGFLGGILYHLLNTAYNHVADEDFLSRRNQYSSYRNTLHF, from the coding sequence GTGAAAAAAAGTTCATTTCAATTTGCTACCCTGATTATTTTATTAAGTATATTCACCGTTGCCATGCAGTTTACTGTCTGGTATTTTTTCCACGCCTCCGTGTTAAGCTTTGGTATTGGAATACTTATCAGTCTTATGTTTTCTTATATATTCTTAAGGCAATCCCTAACTTATGAATCATGTTTTAGTTATACCCTGCTAAATGTCCTACTCTGTAGCATCGTCATCTTACTTAGCTTTCTGGGGGAACATACCTCCTTTTTAACCTTCCAGCCTGAACTTTTATACCTACCAGTACTGCATCTGTTTGTGCCCTTTTTCTACGCTATTCTTCAAAATCTTTTTGAAAAAGGACGCAGATACAGCGGTTTTCATTCCTTTTTTCGCAGTACAAGTATAACTTTTTTGATATTTTATGCCGCCACATTTGTTTTTCTTTCATTTGTTAGCAATAAGGCTGCCCTCTTAATCTTCACAGATATCAAATCAATAAATTTTATCCCCTTTTTTACTTTGGCAACCCTTATTGAGGCTTATATAGATAAGAAAGCAGGATTAACTGCTATTGGTGCTTATCTGGTTCATACCTCTTGTCTTTTCATTCCCTACGGCTTCTATGTTATCCTGCTATTGCGAAAAAGCAGTCGATTCATAAGATTCCTTGCTCTGCTCTTTCTTCCGGTTCTTACAGAAATTCTGCAAAGAATCTTTTTACTTGGTAAAGCCGATATTGACGATATACTTTTTGGTCTGCTCGGGGGCTTTTTGGGTGGAATTCTTTATCATTTATTAAATACAGCATATAACCATGTGGCGGATGAAGATTTTCTGTCTCGCCGCAATCAGTATTCCTCTTATCGGAATACTCTTCATTTTTAG
- a CDS encoding diacylglycerol/lipid kinase family protein produces the protein MYHFIINPKSQSGKGRKIWELIKKELDNRKLTYEYTITRYPHHASEITRDLCNNLSGILKLIVVGGDGTVNEVINGITNFEQVILGYIPSGSSNDLGRSLKLPKDPLLNLETILKPSRFRYIDIGQLKTAEGYEGKFIVSSGIGFDASICEETFRSGIKKFLNRYGLGKLTYIIIALKQLLTCPFITAEISVDKGPATKYKQVLMITSMNHKYEGGGMMIAPAANPFDGKLSVCLVHDIPKLKTLILMPTILFGKHTRFQGIETFNCKNLDIKLHSPAYLHSDGECPGAFKYISLDCISNTLRIMI, from the coding sequence ATGTATCATTTTATTATTAATCCGAAATCCCAGTCCGGTAAAGGCCGGAAAATTTGGGAACTTATTAAGAAAGAACTGGATAACCGAAAGCTTACCTATGAATACACCATAACCAGATATCCTCATCACGCTTCAGAAATAACAAGAGATTTATGCAATAATTTATCCGGAATACTAAAACTGATTGTAGTTGGTGGTGACGGAACCGTGAACGAGGTAATAAACGGTATAACGAACTTTGAACAGGTAATATTAGGCTATATTCCTTCCGGTTCCAGCAATGATTTGGGACGCAGCTTAAAACTTCCCAAGGACCCTCTTTTGAATCTGGAAACCATTTTAAAGCCTTCCCGGTTTCGGTATATTGACATAGGACAGTTAAAAACGGCTGAAGGTTATGAAGGTAAATTTATTGTCAGCAGTGGTATAGGCTTTGATGCTTCTATCTGTGAAGAGACCTTTCGTTCTGGTATTAAAAAGTTTTTAAATAGATACGGTCTTGGTAAATTAACCTATATTATTATTGCTCTAAAACAATTACTGACCTGTCCCTTCATAACGGCTGAAATATCTGTTGATAAAGGTCCTGCCACAAAATATAAGCAGGTATTGATGATTACAAGCATGAACCACAAATATGAAGGCGGAGGCATGATGATTGCACCTGCTGCCAATCCTTTTGATGGTAAGCTCTCCGTATGTCTGGTACATGATATTCCAAAATTAAAGACTCTTATCCTTATGCCTACAATACTATTCGGTAAACATACTCGATTTCAAGGTATAGAAACCTTTAACTGTAAGAATCTTGACATAAAGCTGCACTCACCTGCTTATCTCCATAGTGACGGAGAATGCCCTGGTGCTTTTAAATACATCTCCCTAGACTGTATTTCAAATACCCTGCGAATCATGATTTAA
- a CDS encoding LiaF transmembrane domain-containing protein has translation MRLKTSNLLWGAFFILIGVGFAGNAFSLWDFNLFFSGWWTLFIIVPCIISLVQNGFRTGNIIGLAIGVMLLLSSQGLIDSAVLGKLIVPFIFVLIGLSLIFKNLFQSDKGIHSNINYQGGSSEYSAIFGGNTYVVSGEKFLGTTMNAIFGGVDLNLRDAIIDEDILINATAIFGGIDILVPDNVKVKVSNVPIFGGVDNKAGRNTDPNAPTIYINSTCMFGGIDIK, from the coding sequence ATGAGATTAAAAACTTCAAACCTATTATGGGGAGCTTTCTTTATCCTTATAGGTGTCGGCTTTGCCGGTAACGCATTTTCTTTATGGGATTTTAACTTATTCTTTAGTGGCTGGTGGACATTATTCATTATTGTACCCTGTATAATAAGTCTTGTTCAGAATGGATTTCGTACGGGCAACATCATTGGTTTAGCAATTGGTGTTATGTTGTTACTTTCCAGTCAGGGCCTTATTGATTCTGCTGTTTTGGGAAAATTAATTGTACCGTTTATATTCGTTTTGATTGGTTTAAGCTTGATATTTAAAAACCTGTTTCAAAGTGATAAAGGTATCCACTCTAACATTAATTACCAGGGTGGCAGCAGCGAATATTCCGCAATTTTTGGTGGAAATACTTATGTGGTGTCTGGAGAAAAATTTTTAGGTACTACTATGAATGCAATCTTTGGAGGAGTTGATTTAAATCTTAGGGATGCAATCATTGATGAGGATATATTAATTAATGCTACTGCAATCTTTGGAGGAATTGATATCCTTGTTCCTGACAATGTAAAAGTAAAGGTTTCTAATGTACCGATTTTTGGAGGAGTAGATAATAAAGCGGGTCGTAATACAGATCCCAATGCACCAACAATCTATATTAACTCCACTTGTATGTTTGGGGGGATTGATATTAAATGA
- a CDS encoding DUF4097 family beta strand repeat-containing protein, giving the protein MNEFQKVIKYCAMAFAIFLTVTIIGGIAAGIISVTGAISTRTSTETIDYDENFEAVKSLYVENGVGNFTVKAGTGTTVQVVAENVSEDFTVDKNFSGELKIKSKFNFWNFLGGKNAFNNNSKITVYLPEGFEADRVKIEAGAGNVNIEELDTQRLEIEAGAGDINGLGIIAGKVSLDGGVGEITLEDVDLSDVDMDAGVGNISIEGYLRGESEINAGIGNVSLDIYGSSDDYNIKVDKGLGNVTINGQNHSSLNWNNRTAKNSLDIDGGVGNIDISFKE; this is encoded by the coding sequence ATGAATGAATTTCAAAAAGTAATAAAATATTGTGCAATGGCTTTTGCCATATTTTTAACAGTAACCATCATTGGGGGTATTGCTGCAGGAATCATAAGTGTAACCGGTGCTATATCCACAAGAACTTCTACAGAGACGATTGATTACGATGAAAATTTTGAGGCAGTAAAGAGTCTGTATGTGGAAAATGGCGTTGGAAACTTCACAGTAAAGGCAGGTACCGGCACTACAGTTCAGGTAGTAGCTGAGAATGTATCAGAAGATTTTACTGTTGATAAAAATTTTTCCGGTGAGCTAAAAATTAAGAGCAAGTTTAATTTCTGGAATTTTCTAGGCGGAAAAAATGCCTTTAATAACAATTCAAAAATTACGGTTTATCTACCGGAGGGTTTTGAGGCTGACCGTGTAAAAATAGAAGCCGGAGCCGGAAATGTAAACATTGAAGAGTTAGACACGCAGAGGTTGGAAATTGAAGCCGGAGCCGGAGATATAAACGGTTTAGGGATTATTGCCGGAAAGGTTAGCCTGGACGGTGGTGTAGGCGAAATAACGTTAGAAGATGTAGACCTATCGGATGTAGATATGGATGCAGGGGTAGGAAATATCTCAATCGAGGGGTATTTAAGAGGCGAAAGTGAAATTAATGCCGGCATTGGTAATGTATCCTTAGATATTTATGGTTCTTCTGATGATTATAATATAAAAGTAGATAAAGGACTTGGAAATGTTACCATTAATGGACAGAACCATTCAAGCCTCAATTGGAATAACAGAACTGCCAAAAATTCTCTGGATATAGACGGTGGCGTAGGTAATATTGACATTTCTTTTAAAGAATAA
- a CDS encoding insulinase family protein translates to MSRNLKSSKELGILSGYELISEEELQDINSLGLLFKHTKTGARVAVVSNDDNNKVFSIGFRTPPINSTGVPHIVEHTVLCGSRDFPAKDPFIELAKGSLNTFLNAMTYPDKTIYPVASCNDQDFQNLVHVYMDAVFYPNIYKKEEIFKQEGWHYELESEDAELKYNGVVYNEMKGAFSSPEQQLFRTIQNALFPDTAYGVESGGDPEFIPDLSYEEFLDFHKKYYHPSNSYIYLYGDMNVKEKLEWLDQAYLNDFSDDPVDSEIQFQQPFHEVKDIEVPYPLSENDTSKNNTYLSYNLIIGTSLDRDLCMAFQVLEYVLLSAPGAPLKQALIDAGIGKDIISSFDADIYQPTFSIITKNAEKEQKEQFAGLIRSTLEKLVKEGLDEKSLKAAINYYEFKYREADYGQFPKGLMYGIQMLSTWLYDDNKPFLKMNANRLFETLKAKINSDYYTKLIEQYLLNNNHVVLVTLIPEAGLNAKREDKLKEKLAAYKAGLSKEEIQKLIEDTRLLKEYQEEPSTKEDLEKIPLLDREDIDKNAQPLYNKEVMIDGFPIVHHNVFTNGIAYMKLIFSLDQIPKELTPYIGLLSTVLGYIDTEHYSFLELSNEINIHTGGISTDVACFGKKGKPGEYLPTLQVDVKVLYDEMDYAFDLLKEIISFTKLRDEKRLLEIISEVKSRLQMHIMSAGHSVAVDRAMSYFSEASRFNEETKGIAYFKFIERLEEDFSNQAGDLIEKLQLLMNYIFRRENISVSFTSGEDGLATLNGRLLPFVEQLKTDAVEQTDEHFDLVCANEGFKTSGQVQYVARTGNFIEAGYEYTGALEVLKTILGYDYLWNNIRVKGGAYGCMCGFSYISGNGYFTSYRDPNVKETNEVYEKAAEFVKNFTVDERDMTKYIIGTISGLDTPRTPRTKGVVSMGAYLSGTTQEDLQKQRDEILNVTVEDVRKLSDIVKAIVDAGNLCVIGNENKIEQNKDMFKEVKTLLK, encoded by the coding sequence ATGTCAAGAAATTTAAAAAGCAGCAAAGAGTTAGGTATCCTTTCCGGTTATGAACTAATATCAGAAGAAGAACTTCAGGATATAAACAGTTTAGGTTTACTGTTTAAGCATACAAAAACAGGTGCCAGAGTAGCAGTGGTATCCAATGATGATAATAACAAGGTGTTTTCTATCGGTTTTCGAACACCGCCCATTAACAGTACCGGGGTGCCTCACATTGTTGAACACACCGTACTTTGCGGTTCCAGAGATTTTCCTGCAAAAGACCCTTTTATCGAACTAGCCAAAGGTTCTTTAAATACCTTTTTAAATGCGATGACTTATCCGGACAAAACAATATATCCGGTTGCAAGTTGTAATGACCAGGATTTTCAGAATCTGGTTCATGTATATATGGATGCAGTATTCTATCCCAATATATATAAAAAAGAGGAAATCTTTAAGCAGGAAGGCTGGCATTATGAACTGGAAAGTGAAGATGCAGAATTAAAATACAATGGTGTTGTATACAATGAAATGAAGGGTGCATTTTCATCACCGGAACAACAATTATTCCGAACCATTCAAAATGCATTATTTCCGGATACGGCTTATGGTGTGGAATCCGGTGGTGACCCAGAGTTTATACCGGATTTATCTTACGAGGAATTTCTTGATTTCCATAAAAAATATTATCATCCCTCCAACAGTTATATCTATCTATATGGTGATATGAATGTAAAGGAAAAACTAGAATGGCTTGACCAGGCTTATTTAAATGATTTTAGTGACGACCCTGTGGATTCTGAGATACAGTTTCAGCAGCCGTTTCATGAGGTAAAGGATATAGAGGTGCCTTATCCTTTAAGTGAAAATGATACTAGCAAAAATAATACTTATCTAAGCTATAATCTTATTATAGGAACCAGTCTTGACAGGGATTTGTGTATGGCATTTCAGGTGTTAGAATACGTATTATTGTCTGCACCGGGCGCACCGTTAAAACAAGCTTTAATCGATGCAGGTATTGGTAAAGATATTATCAGTAGTTTTGATGCAGATATTTATCAACCTACCTTTTCTATTATAACCAAGAATGCAGAAAAGGAACAAAAAGAGCAATTTGCCGGGCTGATTCGTTCTACTTTGGAGAAACTGGTTAAGGAAGGTCTGGATGAAAAATCGCTAAAAGCTGCTATCAACTATTATGAATTTAAGTATAGAGAAGCTGATTACGGTCAATTCCCTAAAGGTCTAATGTATGGAATTCAGATGCTCTCTACCTGGCTATATGATGACAATAAACCATTTCTGAAAATGAATGCGAACCGTTTATTTGAAACACTAAAGGCTAAAATTAATTCAGATTATTATACCAAATTAATTGAGCAATATTTGCTAAATAATAACCATGTAGTTCTGGTAACACTTATTCCGGAAGCAGGGCTAAATGCCAAGAGAGAAGATAAATTAAAAGAAAAGCTGGCAGCATATAAAGCAGGGCTTTCCAAAGAAGAAATACAGAAGTTGATAGAGGATACCAGACTCTTAAAAGAATATCAGGAAGAGCCTTCTACCAAAGAAGATTTAGAAAAGATTCCTTTATTAGACAGAGAGGACATTGATAAGAATGCACAGCCTTTGTATAACAAAGAGGTTATGATTGATGGCTTCCCAATTGTTCATCATAATGTATTTACTAATGGCATTGCTTATATGAAATTAATCTTTTCTTTAGATCAAATTCCCAAAGAATTGACTCCTTATATTGGTCTGTTATCTACAGTATTAGGTTATATTGATACAGAACATTACAGCTTTTTGGAACTGTCCAATGAAATCAATATTCATACCGGAGGAATCAGTACGGATGTGGCATGCTTTGGTAAAAAAGGAAAACCAGGTGAATATCTGCCCACATTACAAGTGGATGTTAAGGTTCTATATGATGAAATGGACTATGCCTTTGATTTGTTAAAGGAAATTATCAGTTTTACTAAGTTAAGAGATGAAAAACGTCTCTTGGAGATAATCTCTGAGGTGAAATCCAGATTACAGATGCATATTATGTCAGCAGGCCATTCGGTGGCAGTGGACAGAGCTATGTCTTATTTTTCAGAAGCCAGCAGATTTAATGAAGAGACTAAGGGGATTGCATACTTTAAATTTATCGAACGGCTGGAAGAGGATTTTTCCAATCAGGCAGGGGATTTGATTGAGAAACTTCAATTACTGATGAACTATATTTTCCGTAGAGAAAATATAAGTGTAAGTTTTACTTCCGGAGAAGATGGGCTGGCAACTTTAAACGGCAGACTTTTGCCGTTTGTTGAACAGTTAAAAACGGATGCAGTGGAACAGACAGACGAACATTTTGATTTAGTTTGTGCGAATGAAGGTTTTAAGACCTCCGGTCAGGTTCAATATGTTGCCAGAACCGGTAATTTTATAGAGGCTGGTTATGAATATACAGGTGCGTTAGAAGTGCTAAAGACAATATTAGGCTACGATTATCTATGGAACAATATCCGTGTTAAAGGCGGGGCTTACGGTTGTATGTGCGGTTTTTCCTATATCAGTGGTAACGGATATTTTACATCCTATCGTGACCCGAATGTAAAAGAAACAAATGAGGTATATGAAAAGGCAGCAGAGTTTGTTAAAAACTTTACTGTAGATGAAAGAGATATGACTAAGTACATTATAGGTACAATTAGTGGTCTTGATACGCCTCGTACACCACGCACAAAGGGTGTTGTATCTATGGGAGCATATCTATCCGGTACCACACAGGAAGATTTACAGAAACAAAGAGATGAAATATTGAATGTAACAGTAGAGGACGTCAGAAAACTTTCAGATATTGTGAAAGCCATTGTAGATGCAGGAAACCTTTGTGTCATCGGTAATGAGAATAAAATTGAGCAAAATAAGGATATGTTTAAAGAAGTAAAAACCTTATTAAAGTAG
- the era gene encoding GTPase Era, protein MKKQEFKSGFVTLIGRPNVGKSTLMNHLIGQKIAITSDKPQTTRNRIQTVYTEENGQIIFLDTPGIHKAKNKLGEYMVTVAERTVNEVDVVLWLVEPSTFIGAGDQYIAEQLLKVKTPVILVINKVDTVKKEEILKFIAAYKDIHSFADIVPVSALKGENTKALVDTIFKYLPQGPKYFDEDTITDQPERQIVAELIREKALRLLSDEIPHGIAVAIERMKERPGSDLIDIEATIVCERDSHKGIIIGKKGDKLKRIGMMARQEMENLLDTRVNLQIWVKVKKDWRDSDFLLKNYGYNKNNL, encoded by the coding sequence ATGAAAAAACAGGAATTCAAATCGGGTTTTGTAACTTTAATCGGACGCCCAAATGTAGGTAAGTCTACTTTAATGAATCATCTGATTGGGCAAAAGATTGCAATTACCTCTGATAAGCCCCAGACAACAAGAAACCGGATACAGACGGTGTATACAGAAGAAAATGGACAGATTATCTTCTTAGATACACCAGGCATCCACAAAGCAAAAAATAAACTGGGAGAATACATGGTAACAGTTGCAGAGCGTACTGTCAATGAAGTTGATGTAGTGCTATGGCTGGTAGAACCCTCAACCTTTATTGGTGCAGGAGACCAGTATATAGCAGAACAACTATTAAAAGTCAAAACGCCGGTTATCCTGGTAATTAACAAGGTAGATACGGTTAAAAAAGAAGAAATCTTAAAATTCATAGCTGCATATAAAGATATTCATTCTTTTGCGGATATTGTACCGGTATCTGCACTCAAAGGGGAAAATACAAAGGCCCTGGTTGATACTATTTTTAAATATCTACCGCAGGGACCTAAATACTTTGATGAAGATACAATAACGGACCAGCCGGAACGTCAGATAGTAGCAGAATTAATTCGTGAAAAGGCACTTCGCTTATTAAGCGATGAGATACCTCATGGAATTGCGGTAGCTATAGAACGTATGAAGGAGCGTCCGGGCAGTGATTTAATTGATATTGAAGCAACAATTGTATGTGAGAGAGACTCTCATAAAGGAATTATTATCGGTAAAAAGGGTGATAAATTAAAACGAATCGGTATGATGGCAAGACAGGAGATGGAAAATCTACTGGATACACGGGTGAATCTTCAGATATGGGTTAAAGTGAAAAAAGATTGGCGGGATAGTGATTTCTTATTGAAAAATTACGGTTACAATAAAAATAATCTATAA
- the recO gene encoding DNA repair protein RecO has product MLTTAVMGMVLSAMPIGDYDKRLVLLTKEKGKITTFAKGARKPSSAFLACSQPFSFGEFVLYEGRSSYNIMSVEIKNYFEELRKDMEGAYYGMYFCELTDYFAHENEDGTEYLKLLYQSLRAFGQEQIGRKLIRRIFELRILALNGEAPQVFQCVKCRKTEDIYNFNSNAGGMICTECGKNIGKGLFISDSTLYTLQYIITSPIEKLYTFTVTEAVLQELIECMEAYTRIYIEKPMKSLELLEKLF; this is encoded by the coding sequence ATGCTAACGACGGCTGTGATGGGGATGGTTTTGTCGGCCATGCCCATTGGGGACTATGATAAAAGATTAGTTCTCCTGACAAAAGAAAAAGGAAAAATAACTACATTTGCAAAAGGCGCTAGAAAACCAAGTAGTGCCTTTTTGGCATGCAGTCAGCCGTTTTCTTTTGGAGAATTCGTACTGTATGAAGGGCGAAGTTCTTATAATATAATGTCTGTAGAGATAAAAAACTATTTTGAAGAACTGAGAAAAGATATGGAAGGTGCTTACTATGGAATGTATTTTTGTGAGTTAACAGATTACTTTGCCCATGAAAATGAAGACGGTACAGAATACCTGAAATTACTTTATCAGTCTTTGCGGGCATTCGGACAAGAACAGATTGGTAGGAAATTAATTCGCAGAATTTTTGAGCTTCGGATTCTTGCATTAAACGGAGAAGCACCTCAAGTCTTTCAATGTGTGAAATGTAGAAAAACGGAAGATATTTATAATTTTAATAGCAATGCAGGTGGGATGATTTGTACAGAGTGCGGTAAAAATATAGGCAAAGGATTGTTTATATCAGATTCTACCCTTTATACACTCCAATACATAATCACTTCACCAATAGAGAAGCTGTATACATTTACCGTGACAGAAGCAGTATTACAGGAGCTAATAGAATGCATGGAAGCTTATACAAGAATATATATTGAGAAGCCTATGAAATCCCTGGAGTTATTAGAAAAACTCTTTTAA